One segment of Oceanotoga teriensis DNA contains the following:
- a CDS encoding ABC transporter ATP-binding protein: MNKKTFKFFLNLIKTNIKYQISLFTLGLFEIFFTLIIPIMLKVLFDNIGEFELKKIILYLIYILIASTLSILIEIISGYISNISESLAGAQLKEKILIKSLNLPFSYFDKNGRGKILSIAISDTEKVGRSISAFYAILLEILNFIIGIIIIWSFNYIFGIMALLSTLLYYFSMSGYIKKLQDSSRSEREDYSKTIEIFRDTLDGSQEINIYNSKKFFISKVKNFIQQWISKVKPLAKYQTLNYGIQQYLSTLLPLLFLGLGLVLIKKNLTSIGVVIAVFSYLGTLYNNIERISYIWNSTLKTIPIAEKIIDFFNLTETKMNYDSSISFKKINKVEFKNINFYYKKDHPILENINLIIQENQKIAIVGQSGSGKSTLANILLKFIYPQNGEIYINNTNITNICVKEFERKVLYTGSNPHIFQGTVYENITMGIKTEKERITDILNICGLNLSLDSFIGEGFGDLSLGQKQRIGLARIFLRNPDIIILDEATSGIDSIYEKNIMNKLLSLNSIIIILSHRISTIKYCEKIFVLNDKKITASGSHEYLMKNSKDYINIFKNQI; the protein is encoded by the coding sequence TTGAATAAAAAAACTTTTAAATTTTTTTTGAATCTTATAAAAACAAATATAAAATATCAAATTTCATTATTTACTCTTGGATTATTTGAGATTTTTTTTACATTAATAATTCCAATAATGCTAAAAGTTCTTTTTGATAATATAGGAGAATTTGAATTAAAAAAAATCATATTATATTTAATATATATTTTAATAGCTTCAACTTTGAGTATTTTAATAGAAATAATATCTGGATATATTAGTAACATTTCAGAATCTCTTGCTGGAGCTCAATTAAAAGAAAAAATACTGATAAAATCTTTAAATCTTCCATTCTCTTATTTTGATAAAAATGGAAGAGGTAAAATACTATCAATAGCTATTTCAGATACAGAAAAAGTTGGACGTTCTATATCAGCATTTTATGCTATATTACTTGAAATATTAAATTTTATAATAGGTATAATAATAATTTGGTCTTTTAATTATATCTTTGGAATAATGGCATTATTATCAACCTTATTATATTATTTTTCTATGAGTGGTTATATAAAGAAATTACAAGATTCATCAAGATCTGAAAGAGAAGACTATTCAAAAACTATTGAAATATTTAGAGATACTTTAGATGGCTCACAAGAAATAAATATATATAATTCAAAAAAATTTTTTATATCAAAAGTTAAAAATTTTATTCAACAATGGATATCAAAAGTTAAACCACTTGCAAAGTACCAAACTTTAAACTATGGAATACAACAGTATCTTTCAACGCTATTACCATTATTGTTTCTCGGTTTAGGATTAGTATTAATAAAGAAAAATTTAACCTCAATAGGTGTTGTTATAGCGGTCTTTTCTTATCTTGGTACTTTATACAATAATATAGAAAGAATATCTTATATATGGAATTCCACTTTAAAAACTATTCCTATAGCTGAAAAAATAATTGATTTTTTCAATTTAACAGAAACAAAAATGAATTATGATTCAAGTATTTCTTTTAAAAAGATAAATAAAGTAGAATTCAAAAATATTAATTTTTATTATAAAAAAGATCATCCTATATTAGAAAATATAAATTTAATAATTCAAGAAAACCAAAAAATAGCTATAGTCGGGCAAAGTGGAAGTGGAAAATCTACTTTAGCAAATATCTTATTAAAATTTATATATCCCCAAAATGGTGAAATATATATAAACAACACGAATATCACCAATATTTGTGTAAAAGAATTTGAAAGAAAAGTACTTTATACAGGCTCTAATCCTCACATATTCCAAGGAACAGTATATGAAAATATAACGATGGGTATAAAAACTGAAAAAGAAAGAATAACTGATATTCTTAACATATGTGGATTAAATCTATCATTAGACAGTTTTATAGGAGAAGGATTTGGAGATTTATCATTAGGTCAAAAACAAAGAATAGGCCTTGCAAGAATTTTTTTAAGAAATCCAGATATAATCATTCTCGATGAAGCAACTTCTGGAATAGACTCTATATATGAAAAAAATATTATGAATAAATTATTATCTCTCAATAGCATAATAATAATACTTTCCCATAGAATATCTACAATAAAATACTGTGAAAAAATATTCGTATTAAATGATAAAAAAATAACCGCTTCTGGTTCTCATGAATATTTAATGAAAAATTCAAAAGATTATATAAATATTTTTAAAAATCAAATATAA
- a CDS encoding DNA-3-methyladenine glycosylase yields MIKNRDYFLNNALYTAKNILGDILVLKKDNFVFEFKIVETEAYCGIKDKACHSYEGKKTKRNLSMYKSGGHIYVYMIYGMYYCMNIVCSKENDPQAVLIRGVEPLNHLDFLKRIRNVKKVKDISNGPGKLCMAYKIDKNFDGYDLLDSKDLYLRRGNKAFEVVESKRINIDYSEEFKDKLWRFYIKDNEFVSKK; encoded by the coding sequence TTGATAAAAAATAGAGATTATTTTTTAAATAATGCATTATATACGGCTAAGAATATACTTGGGGATATTTTAGTTTTGAAAAAAGATAACTTTGTCTTTGAATTTAAGATAGTCGAGACAGAAGCATATTGTGGAATAAAAGATAAGGCTTGTCATTCTTATGAGGGGAAAAAAACAAAGAGAAATCTTTCTATGTACAAAAGTGGAGGGCATATCTATGTATATATGATATATGGAATGTATTATTGTATGAATATAGTGTGTTCTAAGGAAAATGATCCTCAAGCAGTTTTAATAAGAGGGGTAGAACCTTTAAATCATTTAGATTTTTTAAAGAGAATAAGAAATGTTAAGAAAGTAAAAGATATAAGTAATGGACCTGGAAAGTTATGTATGGCTTATAAAATAGATAAGAATTTTGATGGTTATGACCTTTTGGACTCCAAGGATTTATATTTGAGAAGAGGAAATAAAGCCTTTGAAGTGGTGGAGTCCAAAAGGATAAATATAGATTATTCTGAAGAGTTTAAAGATAAACTCTGGAGATTTTATATAAAAGATAATGAATTTGTATCAAAAAAATAG
- a CDS encoding DMT family transporter, with protein MDNKKKAVLLMLLSSLAFAFMGAFVKLAGDLPTFQKTFFRNLIAVIITGFIIYRKKENFFGKRENLKFLIIRSALGTLGMISFFYSLDHLLLADASMINKLNPFFVSIFAYFLLKENFSKIQIPTLIIAFLGALMIIKPQFNFDILPAIIGLFGAIFSAGAYTTVRYLGNKESFYTIVFFFSFFSSITTLPVMIIQYKPMTLFQILIMLLVGISAVIGQFTLTISYKLAPAGEISILNYTNVLFSGIIGYFMFDSIPDILSLGGYSLIIIAALIIYFHTNKKNKKI; from the coding sequence ATGGATAATAAAAAGAAAGCAGTACTTTTAATGTTATTGTCATCACTCGCATTTGCTTTTATGGGAGCATTTGTAAAACTTGCAGGAGATCTTCCAACATTCCAAAAAACATTTTTTAGAAATCTAATAGCCGTAATAATAACGGGCTTTATAATATATAGAAAAAAAGAAAATTTTTTTGGAAAGAGAGAAAACCTAAAATTTTTAATAATCAGATCAGCATTAGGAACTCTTGGAATGATATCATTCTTTTACAGCTTAGATCATTTATTACTTGCAGATGCTTCTATGATAAACAAATTAAATCCATTCTTTGTAAGTATCTTTGCTTACTTTCTTTTAAAAGAAAATTTTTCAAAAATACAGATTCCTACATTAATAATAGCTTTTTTAGGCGCTCTAATGATAATAAAACCACAATTCAATTTTGATATACTGCCAGCCATTATAGGGCTTTTTGGAGCAATATTCTCAGCCGGTGCTTATACAACAGTCAGATATCTTGGAAATAAAGAATCTTTCTATACTATAGTATTTTTCTTTTCATTTTTTTCAAGTATAACTACATTACCAGTTATGATAATTCAATACAAACCAATGACATTATTTCAAATATTAATAATGCTTTTAGTGGGAATATCTGCTGTAATAGGTCAATTCACTTTAACAATTTCATACAAACTTGCTCCAGCAGGTGAAATATCTATATTAAATTATACGAATGTTCTTTTTTCAGGAATAATTGGATATTTTATGTTTGATTCAATTCCAGATATACTAAGTCTTGGTGGATACTCATTAATAATAATAGCTGCTTTAATAATATATTTTCATACAAATAAAAAAAATAAAAAAATATAA